From a single Cyclobacterium marinum DSM 745 genomic region:
- a CDS encoding sulfatase family protein, with the protein MKKKNYLAALLKGCQSNGLNNQLMIIGGFFILLLSSCGGENQETNSKPPNILFVISDDQSFYHTSFEGSKFVNTPAFDRIAKEGVYFTNAMAGSPGCAPSRSSIITGRHHWQNESSGQHAAPWLKKHVPFVDILEENGYKTGRTGKGVSPFRYARDENDSLWRKTDAAGIEHSKIRYEEGPEDLRPADKISNINYYENFKFFMENERADKPFFFWFGATEPHRAYEKDSWKRTDKKLSDVEVPAFFPDNEIVRGDMLDYAVEIEWYDSHLDSMINYLEEIGELENTIIIVTADNGMPFPRAKANSYDYGIHVPFAVRYPKQFPGGRKVDDPIGFIDLAPTILDLTNTSQDGMLPITGKSIRPLLESEKQGTINPSKKYAFSGRERHSSSRYLNWGYPQRSIRSEDYLLVWNMKPDRWPAGAPQRINPENENELLPMFGIDADGVSHSEWAFTDVDESPTKSYIIENYKDPAIKPFFDAAFAKNKEVQFYDIKNDPYCLNNLADDPEFASVKDEMQEALLSELKSTNDPRVVGPDKEVFDSYIRYSPMRAFPEPIPGSQLK; encoded by the coding sequence ATGAAAAAGAAAAATTATTTGGCAGCCCTTTTAAAGGGTTGCCAATCAAACGGTTTAAATAATCAGCTAATGATAATAGGAGGGTTTTTTATCCTTCTATTATCAAGTTGTGGTGGAGAAAACCAAGAAACGAACAGTAAACCACCCAACATATTGTTTGTGATAAGTGACGATCAGTCATTTTATCATACAAGTTTTGAAGGTAGTAAGTTTGTAAATACTCCTGCTTTTGATCGAATAGCTAAAGAGGGAGTATACTTCACCAACGCTATGGCAGGTTCTCCCGGATGTGCTCCTTCAAGGAGCAGTATCATTACAGGAAGACATCATTGGCAAAATGAATCCTCAGGCCAGCATGCTGCTCCTTGGTTAAAAAAACACGTTCCTTTTGTAGATATCTTGGAGGAGAATGGGTATAAGACAGGAAGAACAGGCAAAGGAGTATCTCCTTTTCGTTATGCTCGAGACGAAAATGATAGCCTTTGGAGAAAAACCGATGCTGCGGGTATAGAGCACAGCAAGATAAGGTATGAAGAAGGGCCTGAAGATTTAAGGCCAGCCGACAAAATAAGCAACATAAATTATTATGAAAATTTTAAATTTTTCATGGAAAATGAAAGGGCAGACAAACCTTTTTTCTTTTGGTTTGGGGCGACAGAACCGCATCGTGCTTATGAAAAAGATTCTTGGAAAAGAACGGATAAAAAATTGTCGGATGTAGAAGTGCCGGCATTCTTCCCTGACAATGAAATTGTCCGAGGAGATATGTTGGATTATGCGGTAGAAATTGAATGGTATGACAGTCATCTGGATTCCATGATCAATTACTTGGAGGAAATAGGAGAACTTGAGAATACGATAATTATTGTCACCGCAGACAATGGTATGCCTTTCCCTAGAGCCAAAGCAAACAGTTATGATTATGGTATTCATGTGCCTTTTGCAGTAAGGTATCCCAAACAGTTTCCCGGAGGAAGAAAGGTGGACGATCCTATAGGGTTTATAGACCTTGCCCCTACAATTTTAGATTTAACAAATACAAGTCAGGATGGGATGCTACCAATCACCGGTAAAAGTATTCGCCCCCTCCTGGAATCTGAAAAGCAAGGGACCATTAACCCTTCTAAAAAGTATGCCTTTTCAGGAAGGGAAAGACATTCATCTTCAAGGTATCTCAATTGGGGCTATCCACAAAGATCAATTAGGAGTGAGGATTATTTGTTGGTTTGGAACATGAAGCCTGATCGTTGGCCTGCCGGTGCTCCCCAAAGAATAAACCCTGAGAATGAAAATGAATTGCTTCCCATGTTTGGAATTGATGCGGATGGGGTCAGCCATTCTGAATGGGCATTTACTGATGTGGATGAATCCCCCACAAAATCATATATAATCGAAAATTATAAGGACCCTGCCATAAAGCCTTTTTTCGACGCTGCTTTTGCAAAGAATAAAGAAGTGCAATTTTATGATATAAAAAATGACCCCTACTGCTTAAATAATCTAGCAGATGATCCTGAATTTGCTTCGGTCAAAGATGAAATGCAAGAGGCTTTGTTGTCGGAATTAAAGTCTACTAATGACCCGAGAGTTGTAGGGCCTGACAAAGAAGTCTTTGATTCCTATATTAGATACAGCCCAATGAGAGCCTTTCCTGAACCTATTCCGGGAAGCCAATTAAAATAG
- a CDS encoding FAD-binding and (Fe-S)-binding domain-containing protein → MSKTTKDSPLLSQLALELDGELHYDSLMKTLYATDASVYRALPTAVALPKSNADIKKLIDFANSNGLSLIPRTAGTSLAGQCVGDGIVVDVSKYLNKIIEFNKEEGWVRVQPGVVRNELNNYLKEYGYFFSPITSTATRAMVGGMVGNNSCGTTSIVYGSTREHVLELKVLLSDGSEAVFKSMTPDEFDLKCKEESLEGELYRHVREELSQQEIQENIRENFPKSTIHRRNTGYALDYLLESQVFSDKDVPFDFCKLLCGSEGTLAITTEIKIHLDPLPDPFDIVVAAHFETIHDSMKAAQVAMKEKPTAVELMDKKILDCTKENVEQSKNRDFVEGDPMAILMVEFRGKTIEEANAQGAAFIAALKNVDLGYAYPIIGPDRTSSAWELRSAGLGLLANIPGDKKAVACIEDTAVDIDDLANYIDDFAELIAEFGQQSVYYAHAGAGEIHLRPILDLKKSKDVDEFYKISEASAKLVKKYNGSLSGEHGDGRLRAAFIPLMVGQENYDLFKRVKAKWDPKGIFNPGKIVDAPPMNSSLRYEADLPKREHKTKFDFSQVGGILPMAEKCNGSGDCRKLPNSGGGTMCPSYQATRYEKDTTRGRANTLREFLTKSEKENPFDHPEIKEVMDLCLSCKGCTSECPSNVDMATMKAEFQYQYFKSNPVPLRSKAFTHINSLNELGSRVPGIANFFLSNGLTGGVMKKLLGVAPERNLPALSPQSLPKWYKKNYAKLNGKPIIKTVYFFCDEFTNHNDTDTGIKAIKLLRHLGYEVKMVDHVESGRGAMSKGLLDHAQKMANKNVEIFSEIIKAESPLLGVEPSAILSFRDEYPRLVSPEYKERARSLKFHCELVDEFLAKESLAGNITAESFTKERRQVKLHGHCHQKALSSVNYSKKILELPQNYQVTVIPSGCCGMAGSFGYEKEHYELSMKIGEMVLFPAVRSAGSKDLIAAPGTSCRHQIADGTGKKANHPVEILFDAAGL, encoded by the coding sequence ATGAGTAAAACAACCAAAGACAGTCCGCTTTTAAGCCAACTAGCGCTTGAATTGGATGGTGAATTGCATTACGATAGTTTGATGAAAACTTTGTATGCCACTGATGCCTCAGTGTATCGGGCTCTGCCAACGGCAGTTGCCTTACCGAAAAGCAATGCTGATATCAAAAAATTGATTGATTTTGCCAATTCCAATGGCCTTTCATTGATCCCAAGGACAGCAGGAACATCTTTGGCCGGTCAATGTGTAGGAGATGGAATAGTGGTTGATGTTTCCAAATACCTCAACAAAATTATTGAGTTTAATAAGGAAGAAGGATGGGTAAGGGTCCAACCGGGTGTTGTAAGAAACGAATTAAATAATTACCTCAAAGAGTACGGATATTTCTTTAGCCCAATTACAAGTACTGCCACCCGTGCAATGGTAGGTGGAATGGTGGGAAACAATAGTTGTGGCACCACTTCTATTGTTTATGGTAGTACGAGAGAACATGTGCTTGAGCTTAAGGTTTTGTTAAGTGATGGAAGTGAAGCTGTTTTCAAATCCATGACTCCGGATGAGTTTGACCTCAAATGTAAGGAAGAGAGCTTAGAGGGGGAACTATACCGCCATGTAAGAGAAGAATTAAGCCAGCAGGAAATACAAGAAAACATTAGGGAAAATTTCCCTAAATCAACTATACATAGGAGGAATACAGGTTATGCATTGGACTACTTATTAGAGTCACAGGTTTTTTCCGACAAAGATGTTCCATTTGATTTTTGTAAATTATTATGCGGCTCGGAAGGTACTTTAGCGATCACTACAGAAATTAAAATTCACCTCGATCCACTTCCGGATCCTTTTGATATTGTGGTAGCGGCTCACTTTGAGACTATTCATGACAGCATGAAGGCTGCCCAAGTAGCCATGAAAGAAAAGCCAACAGCTGTAGAGTTGATGGATAAAAAGATCTTAGATTGTACAAAAGAGAATGTAGAACAGAGTAAAAACAGAGATTTTGTAGAGGGAGACCCAATGGCCATTTTAATGGTGGAGTTTAGGGGGAAAACCATTGAGGAAGCAAATGCTCAAGGTGCTGCGTTTATAGCAGCTTTAAAAAATGTAGACTTGGGGTATGCCTATCCAATAATTGGTCCTGATCGAACAAGCAGTGCCTGGGAGTTGAGAAGTGCCGGCTTAGGATTATTGGCAAATATTCCAGGTGATAAGAAAGCGGTAGCCTGTATCGAAGATACAGCAGTGGATATTGATGATTTGGCAAATTATATTGATGATTTTGCTGAATTGATTGCTGAATTTGGTCAGCAGTCTGTTTATTATGCCCATGCAGGAGCTGGAGAAATTCACTTAAGACCCATCCTTGATCTTAAAAAGTCCAAAGATGTCGACGAGTTTTATAAGATAAGTGAAGCCAGTGCCAAATTGGTGAAAAAATACAATGGTTCTTTGAGTGGGGAGCATGGAGATGGAAGGTTAAGAGCAGCCTTTATACCGCTAATGGTAGGGCAGGAAAATTACGACCTTTTTAAACGAGTAAAAGCAAAATGGGATCCCAAAGGAATCTTTAATCCGGGGAAAATTGTGGATGCTCCCCCGATGAATTCTTCTTTAAGGTATGAGGCTGACTTGCCTAAGCGGGAACACAAAACGAAATTTGATTTTAGTCAGGTAGGAGGAATTCTCCCCATGGCTGAGAAATGCAATGGCTCCGGGGACTGTAGAAAACTCCCTAATTCCGGCGGGGGCACCATGTGTCCCAGCTATCAGGCGACCCGTTATGAAAAAGATACTACTCGAGGCAGAGCCAATACTTTGCGTGAATTTTTGACAAAGAGTGAGAAGGAAAATCCCTTTGATCATCCGGAGATAAAAGAGGTAATGGATCTTTGCCTTTCTTGTAAAGGATGTACTTCTGAATGTCCTTCTAATGTGGACATGGCGACCATGAAAGCAGAGTTTCAATACCAGTATTTTAAATCCAACCCTGTTCCTTTACGTTCCAAAGCTTTTACGCATATTAATTCATTGAATGAATTGGGAAGTAGGGTGCCGGGAATAGCCAATTTCTTTTTGAGCAATGGGCTTACCGGTGGAGTCATGAAAAAGCTTCTTGGCGTGGCTCCGGAAAGAAACTTACCGGCATTAAGTCCTCAATCCCTTCCAAAGTGGTACAAGAAGAACTATGCCAAGCTAAATGGTAAGCCGATAATAAAAACCGTATATTTCTTTTGTGACGAGTTTACCAACCACAATGATACTGATACCGGCATTAAGGCCATAAAACTTCTTAGACATTTAGGTTATGAAGTGAAGATGGTAGACCATGTGGAAAGCGGGAGAGGGGCAATGTCTAAGGGCTTGCTTGACCATGCACAAAAAATGGCAAACAAAAATGTTGAAATATTTTCCGAAATTATAAAAGCAGAAAGTCCTTTATTGGGAGTGGAACCGTCAGCCATTCTTAGTTTTAGAGATGAATACCCTAGACTGGTAAGCCCTGAATACAAAGAGAGAGCCAGATCTTTAAAATTCCATTGTGAGCTAGTAGATGAGTTTTTAGCTAAAGAAAGCTTGGCTGGCAATATCACAGCTGAAAGTTTTACGAAAGAAAGGCGACAGGTGAAATTACACGGACATTGTCATCAAAAAGCATTGTCATCGGTCAATTATTCTAAGAAAATTTTAGAATTGCCGCAAAATTATCAAGTAACCGTAATCCCTTCAGGTTGTTGCGGTATGGCAGGTTCTTTTGGCTATGAAAAAGAGCATTATGAATTAAGTATGAAGATTGGCGAGATGGTGCTTTTCCCTGCAGTGAGAAGTGCAGGCAGTAAAGATTTGATAGCTGCACCGGGAACAAGCTGCAGGCATCAAATAGCGGATGGAACCGGAAAAAAAGCAAATCACCCGGTAGAAATTTTATTTGATGCCGCAGGATTATAA
- a CDS encoding RagB/SusD family nutrient uptake outer membrane protein, which yields MKNIKYNFVLLSLLLLGIQACDESAILEEVPLDFASPENSYISFSDFNAAVYALYDQSREILSNGEHRPLDYIYGTDLGYNGANQLNVRFGSYKATLLPTSEVAEFHWQQYYKVISGANIILSRLEGATMTSEEKLSIEAKAKLFRGLSYRNLAHLYGGVPLELEEVSSPKTDYVRASRVEVYEQAASDLSFAAVNLPGIATVQDGEISNLAAYHILAEVYVSLEKWTDAIDAASMVIDDPNTALMTERFGSLSNEPGDVYWDLFRRYNQNRSVGNTEGIWVWQYEVDIPGGVISSSAKRGPQLERDHSPRPWSFIVRDPSGIAPFLPLGVSDYTGGRGIGRFRGTDHFNYGVWEYDWNDMRNSEYNFVRDVLFNNPESEWYGQKISEHMELFRQSLDDTIRYFYPYQSKVTTPGQHPAELYADPELKTLNSSTAGTTYSDQYHIRLAETYLLRAEAFLGNNQLTEAANDINIVRSRANAKLVLPSEVNIDYILDERMRELGVEEKRRLTLSRLGLLYERTNKYCNGRPDVTNFGVDVEPYHNLFPIPYTEIERNIGAELSQNPGYEAD from the coding sequence ATGAAAAATATAAAATACAATTTCGTTTTGTTAAGCTTGCTACTGTTAGGTATCCAAGCTTGTGATGAATCAGCAATACTTGAAGAGGTGCCTTTGGACTTTGCCAGTCCCGAAAATTCCTACATTTCCTTTTCTGATTTTAATGCAGCAGTTTATGCTTTGTATGATCAGTCCAGAGAAATTCTTTCTAATGGCGAACACCGTCCTTTAGATTATATTTATGGAACAGATTTGGGATACAATGGAGCCAATCAGCTAAACGTTAGATTTGGATCTTATAAAGCGACCCTTTTACCTACTAGTGAAGTGGCCGAGTTTCATTGGCAGCAATACTATAAGGTAATTTCCGGAGCCAATATTATATTAAGCAGACTAGAAGGGGCGACGATGACTTCGGAAGAGAAATTGAGCATTGAGGCCAAAGCCAAATTGTTTCGCGGTCTTTCCTACAGAAATTTGGCTCATTTATACGGTGGGGTTCCCCTTGAATTGGAAGAAGTAAGTTCTCCTAAGACTGATTATGTGAGGGCGAGTAGGGTTGAGGTTTATGAGCAGGCGGCAAGTGATTTGTCTTTTGCAGCAGTGAACCTACCTGGTATTGCAACAGTTCAAGATGGTGAAATAAGTAACTTAGCGGCATATCATATTTTGGCAGAAGTTTACGTTTCTTTAGAAAAATGGACGGATGCCATTGATGCGGCTTCTATGGTCATAGATGATCCCAATACTGCATTGATGACAGAGAGATTTGGTTCTTTGTCAAATGAACCTGGAGATGTTTATTGGGATTTGTTTAGAAGGTACAATCAAAATAGAAGCGTTGGCAATACAGAGGGCATCTGGGTTTGGCAATATGAAGTTGATATACCCGGTGGAGTTATATCATCTTCAGCCAAAAGAGGTCCACAATTGGAGCGTGATCACTCCCCAAGGCCATGGAGTTTTATCGTAAGAGACCCCTCTGGAATAGCTCCTTTTCTACCGCTTGGCGTATCGGATTACACAGGTGGCCGAGGAATAGGTAGGTTTAGAGGAACAGACCATTTTAATTATGGTGTTTGGGAATACGATTGGAATGACATGCGTAATTCTGAATACAATTTCGTTAGAGATGTATTGTTTAATAATCCGGAATCTGAATGGTACGGACAAAAAATTTCTGAGCATATGGAATTATTCCGACAAAGTCTGGATGATACCATCAGGTATTTTTATCCTTATCAATCCAAAGTGACCACTCCGGGCCAGCACCCTGCCGAATTGTATGCGGACCCTGAACTTAAAACCCTAAATTCTTCTACTGCAGGTACAACATATAGTGACCAATACCATATTCGGTTGGCCGAGACTTACCTATTGCGTGCAGAAGCTTTTCTTGGAAATAACCAGCTAACGGAGGCTGCAAATGATATCAATATTGTTCGATCACGTGCCAATGCGAAATTAGTTCTACCATCTGAAGTGAATATTGATTATATTTTGGATGAAAGAATGCGCGAACTTGGGGTCGAGGAAAAAAGAAGGCTTACTTTAAGTCGTTTAGGACTATTGTATGAGCGTACCAATAAGTATTGTAATGGAAGGCCTGATGTAACTAATTTTGGGGTGGATGTTGAACCTTATCATAACCTGTTTCCTATTCCTTACACGGAAATAGAAAGAAATATTGGTGCTGAACTAAGCCAAAATCCGGGATATGAAGCAGATTAA
- a CDS encoding SusC/RagA family TonB-linked outer membrane protein, giving the protein MNKNVLNSARNIFTLFALSWSLLVFNPTYLLAASKGGDSKEKPNINNSLLSNNHAYRYDPKGDYDLEITGVILDENGDPMPGATITLANSTQGTVSDIDGKFELDVPEGAMIVVSFIGYTTKRIDVGNQTQFNISMELDDTSLEEVVVVGYGTQKKRDVTGSVVRADIEAFRESPNVNIAQSLQGSVPGLNVGQVNRAGQNPTISVRGRTTLSGNQNVLIVVDGIIFTGNLADLNPADIESIDVLKDASSMAIFGAQAANGVIMITTKGGKMEQKPIFNYTGTVTTQSPTNRPELMDREGFLQKVRDQDWPQAYLAPDYTQPNPDYDVAALFEPTVYAGYENGTDFDWWDAATQTGFINNHNLSVRGASEATSYFISTGYTKQEGYIMNDQYERVTARINLDHQILDWFRFGVQTFGSFADNSGEIPALSQITTMPPLVTPYDEEGNVILNPDGAIRANPFLSPLSNDFDKNNNLFANVYMDLEIPFIEGLKYRVNFGNNYSWRRHYRSNVYGAGAAGEAFKRNYNSYDWTLDNILTYRKSFNNNHNLDLTMVFGRRELKYESTEANGTNYSNLSLGYNDLSLGQLQLINSSAWDESYVYQTVRANYDFSDKYMITATVRRDGFSGFSKNNKFGIFPSIGLGWVISEEEFMKESALNYLKFRGSYGANGNLTSRYSSLARVSIYPAYVFGNGGSTVFGQTVNTLANSNLAWETTTGFNFGFDFSFLQDRFTGTLDYYENTTNDLLYDINIPEVTGFSSISTNVGEIANRGIEFVLRGEVIEKGDFKWNASFNIASNRNRIVSLLGQDADGDGKEDDLIGSGLFIGESINSIYDYESAGIIQLGEEAPSGFFVGTHRIVDQNDDGSIDALDRVIRGREEPAYNFGLMNEFTYKDFTFRFFINSIQGGKNGYLGLNNPNFGQSDNARRNNMFVDYDYWTPANPDARYRGQDQVAGIEYNYYGDRSFVRLQDVTLAYKLNNSLVVDKLGLQGVKFFVSGKNLATWTSWEGWDPETGSGLEPSGLPVMKGYSLGLDVSF; this is encoded by the coding sequence ATGAATAAAAATGTACTTAATAGTGCGAGAAATATTTTCACCCTCTTTGCACTATCATGGAGCCTTCTGGTCTTCAATCCTACATACCTTCTCGCTGCCTCAAAGGGTGGGGATTCAAAAGAAAAGCCAAATATTAATAATTCTTTATTATCTAATAATCATGCGTACAGGTATGATCCAAAGGGTGATTATGACCTTGAAATAACCGGTGTGATTTTAGATGAAAATGGTGACCCTATGCCTGGAGCAACCATCACACTGGCCAATAGTACCCAAGGAACAGTTTCAGATATAGATGGAAAATTTGAGCTTGACGTTCCTGAGGGTGCAATGATTGTTGTTTCTTTCATTGGCTATACAACCAAGAGGATAGATGTGGGGAACCAAACCCAGTTTAATATTTCAATGGAATTGGACGATACCTCCCTAGAGGAAGTAGTTGTGGTCGGATATGGTACCCAAAAGAAGCGTGATGTTACCGGATCTGTGGTGAGGGCTGATATTGAAGCTTTTAGAGAGTCTCCAAATGTAAATATTGCTCAATCTTTACAAGGATCTGTTCCGGGTTTAAATGTTGGACAAGTAAATAGGGCAGGGCAAAACCCTACCATTTCGGTTCGAGGAAGGACCACCCTAAGTGGAAATCAAAATGTCCTAATCGTAGTGGATGGCATAATTTTTACCGGGAATTTGGCGGATTTAAATCCTGCTGACATAGAATCTATCGATGTACTTAAGGATGCCAGTAGTATGGCTATTTTTGGTGCGCAAGCAGCAAATGGTGTGATCATGATAACCACCAAGGGCGGGAAAATGGAGCAGAAACCAATTTTTAACTATACGGGAACGGTAACCACTCAGTCTCCTACGAATAGACCAGAATTAATGGATAGAGAAGGTTTCTTACAAAAAGTTAGGGACCAAGATTGGCCTCAGGCATATTTAGCCCCTGATTATACACAACCTAATCCTGATTATGATGTTGCGGCCTTGTTTGAACCTACTGTCTATGCAGGCTATGAGAATGGGACAGATTTTGATTGGTGGGATGCGGCTACTCAGACAGGTTTTATTAACAACCATAATTTAAGTGTAAGAGGAGCATCAGAGGCAACTTCCTATTTTATCTCTACCGGATACACGAAACAGGAAGGTTATATAATGAACGACCAATATGAGAGGGTGACAGCTCGAATTAACCTTGACCATCAAATATTGGATTGGTTTAGATTTGGGGTACAAACTTTCGGTTCCTTTGCTGATAATTCGGGTGAAATTCCTGCTTTGAGTCAGATTACCACCATGCCTCCATTGGTTACCCCTTATGATGAAGAAGGCAATGTAATTCTTAATCCTGATGGCGCCATTCGTGCCAACCCGTTTTTAAGCCCATTGTCCAATGATTTTGACAAGAATAATAATTTATTTGCCAATGTTTATATGGATTTAGAAATCCCTTTTATCGAGGGTTTAAAATATCGAGTGAATTTTGGTAACAATTATAGCTGGAGAAGGCATTACAGAAGCAATGTCTATGGGGCCGGTGCGGCCGGTGAGGCATTTAAAAGAAATTACAATTCTTATGACTGGACCCTTGATAATATTTTAACCTACCGCAAAAGTTTTAATAATAACCACAACCTTGATTTGACCATGGTGTTTGGGCGCAGAGAATTAAAATATGAGAGCACCGAAGCCAATGGTACCAATTATTCTAATCTAAGCTTAGGTTATAATGATTTAAGTCTGGGGCAACTTCAATTAATTAATTCTAGTGCATGGGATGAAAGCTACGTTTACCAGACAGTTAGAGCAAATTATGATTTCAGTGACAAGTACATGATTACAGCAACCGTTCGTAGGGATGGTTTTTCAGGCTTTTCAAAAAACAATAAGTTTGGAATTTTTCCCTCCATAGGTTTAGGGTGGGTAATAAGTGAAGAAGAATTCATGAAAGAATCTGCTTTAAATTACCTTAAATTCAGAGGCTCGTATGGGGCCAATGGAAACCTTACCAGCCGCTATTCTTCATTGGCAAGAGTTTCAATTTATCCGGCTTATGTTTTTGGCAATGGTGGAAGTACAGTCTTTGGACAAACTGTAAATACATTGGCAAATTCTAACCTAGCTTGGGAAACTACCACAGGATTTAATTTTGGTTTTGACTTTTCATTCTTGCAAGACCGGTTTACGGGAACTTTGGATTACTACGAGAATACCACCAATGATTTGTTATATGATATAAATATTCCTGAAGTAACCGGTTTTTCAAGCATTTCAACCAATGTTGGAGAAATTGCCAACAGAGGAATAGAGTTTGTCTTGAGAGGAGAAGTTATTGAAAAAGGTGATTTTAAATGGAATGCAAGTTTTAATATTGCCTCCAATAGAAACAGAATTGTGTCCTTATTGGGACAGGATGCGGATGGAGATGGTAAGGAGGATGACCTTATAGGTAGTGGCCTATTTATTGGCGAATCCATTAATTCTATATATGATTATGAGTCTGCAGGTATTATCCAGTTGGGAGAAGAAGCTCCATCAGGATTTTTTGTGGGTACCCATCGAATAGTGGATCAAAATGACGATGGTTCAATTGATGCATTGGACCGGGTCATCAGAGGAAGAGAAGAGCCAGCATACAATTTTGGATTGATGAATGAATTCACTTATAAAGATTTCACCTTTAGGTTTTTTATCAACTCCATTCAAGGTGGAAAAAATGGCTATTTGGGACTGAACAATCCCAATTTTGGACAGTCTGACAATGCCAGGAGAAACAATATGTTTGTAGACTATGATTACTGGACTCCAGCCAATCCCGATGCCAGATACAGAGGTCAAGATCAAGTAGCAGGAATAGAATATAACTATTATGGAGATAGGAGTTTTGTTCGTCTTCAGGACGTGACCCTTGCCTATAAACTGAATAACTCATTGGTTGTAGATAAACTTGGACTTCAAGGGGTGAAATTCTTTGTAAGTGGAAAAAACTTAGCCACCTGGACGAGTTGGGAAGGATGGGACCCTGAGACAGGAAGTGGGCTTGAACCATCCGGTTTGCCGGTTATGAAGGGTTATTCTTTAGGTCTGGATGTCAGTTTTTAA
- a CDS encoding RNA polymerase sigma factor, with the protein MNPLRRNTPSMGPNYYWDLLMQGNRSGLEGLYKLFATTLFSYGQALTKQEDLLQDCIQEVFIDLWKYHQSLSKPDHVKAYLLRALSHKLFKENRNKINKNTVNWDNSLANSHFIESIESEMINVQREIKLQVKLAKGLDRLPIRQKEVINLLFFEQLTYEEVSKLMGINLRSVYTLAWKAIHSLKKLVHFIIFFAGIGAYF; encoded by the coding sequence ATGAACCCTTTAAGAAGAAACACTCCTTCAATGGGACCCAATTATTATTGGGATTTGTTAATGCAGGGCAACCGCTCTGGATTAGAAGGGCTCTATAAATTATTTGCCACCACGCTTTTTAGTTATGGACAAGCGCTTACAAAGCAGGAGGACTTATTGCAGGATTGCATTCAAGAAGTGTTTATAGATTTGTGGAAATACCATCAATCTTTGAGTAAGCCTGATCATGTAAAAGCTTATCTTCTTCGGGCACTTTCTCACAAGTTATTCAAAGAAAATCGTAATAAAATAAATAAAAATACGGTGAATTGGGATAATTCGTTGGCCAATTCTCATTTTATTGAATCCATTGAAAGTGAGATGATTAATGTTCAAAGAGAAATTAAATTACAGGTTAAATTAGCAAAAGGATTAGATAGGCTACCAATAAGACAGAAGGAGGTAATTAATCTGCTTTTTTTTGAGCAATTGACTTACGAGGAAGTTTCAAAATTAATGGGTATTAACCTTCGATCAGTTTATACATTGGCTTGGAAAGCCATACATAGCCTTAAAAAGCTTGTTCATTTCATAATTTTTTTTGCTGGGATTGGTGCATATTTTTGA